The Microbacterium limosum genome contains a region encoding:
- a CDS encoding LemA family protein, which yields MWEWLVPILIVVALVVIIGIYLWATYNSLVALSARVDEAWSDITVQLKRRADLLPSLIETVKGYAAHERGVFESVTQARAETLAAEGPAQSGIAEGHMQRALKSLFAVAEAYPQLQASQNYLQLQHAVVDTEDKVQASRRFYNGGVRELNTKIKVFPSALFARRLGFREREFFEVENGAAISEPPRIQF from the coding sequence ATGTGGGAATGGCTCGTCCCGATTCTGATCGTCGTGGCGCTCGTCGTCATCATCGGCATCTATCTCTGGGCCACCTACAACTCGCTCGTGGCGCTGAGCGCGCGCGTCGACGAGGCATGGAGTGACATCACGGTGCAGCTGAAGAGGCGCGCCGATCTGCTGCCGAGCCTCATCGAGACGGTGAAGGGCTACGCGGCGCACGAACGCGGCGTGTTCGAGAGCGTCACGCAGGCGCGCGCCGAGACGCTCGCGGCCGAGGGCCCCGCGCAGTCGGGCATCGCGGAAGGCCATATGCAGCGCGCGCTGAAGTCGCTGTTCGCCGTCGCGGAGGCGTACCCGCAGCTGCAGGCGAGCCAGAACTACCTCCAGCTGCAGCACGCCGTGGTCGACACCGAGGACAAGGTCCAGGCGTCCCGGCGGTTCTACAACGGCGGGGTCCGCGAGCTCAACACGAAGATCAAGGTCTTCCCCAGCGCCCTTTTCGCGAGGCGGCTCGGCTTCCGCGAGCGCGAGTTCTTCGAGGTCGAGAACGGCGCCGCGATCTCGGAGCCCCCCCGCATCCAGTTCTGA
- a CDS encoding TerC family protein — protein sequence MNVTPLVWIITIAVTIAFFVYEFFAHVRKPHEPTIGESARWSAFYIALALLFGVGIGVVSGWDFGGEYFAGYLTEKALSIDNLFVFLLVMAGFAVPKAYQQKVLMIGIVIALILRGAFIAVGATLIENFSWIFYLFGALLLFLAWRQAFSDHEDNPVDGRFMRFVRRHLRVTDEYRGDRLTVREGGVLFVTPMMLTIIAIGFVDLIFAVDSIPAIYGLTNEAYIVFTANAFALMGLRQLFFLIGGLLERLVYLAQGLAVILAFIGVKLVFHALHVNELPFVNGGRAVEWAPEIPIWFSLLFIGATIAVATAASLIKTRRDARGLDARVEEVRGEGVEGEIRYDDEAARATDRGRSTD from the coding sequence GTGAACGTCACGCCCCTTGTCTGGATCATCACGATCGCCGTCACGATCGCCTTCTTCGTCTACGAGTTCTTCGCGCACGTGCGAAAGCCCCACGAGCCCACGATCGGCGAGTCCGCCCGATGGTCGGCCTTCTACATCGCCCTCGCTCTTCTGTTCGGCGTGGGCATCGGCGTCGTCTCGGGCTGGGACTTCGGCGGCGAGTACTTCGCGGGCTATCTCACCGAGAAGGCGCTCTCGATCGACAACCTGTTCGTCTTCCTCCTGGTCATGGCCGGCTTCGCCGTCCCCAAGGCCTACCAGCAGAAGGTGCTGATGATCGGGATCGTGATCGCGCTCATCCTGCGCGGCGCGTTCATCGCGGTCGGCGCGACGCTCATCGAGAACTTCTCCTGGATCTTCTACCTCTTCGGCGCGCTCCTGCTCTTCCTGGCCTGGAGGCAGGCGTTCTCCGACCACGAGGACAACCCCGTCGACGGCCGGTTCATGCGCTTCGTCAGGCGCCACCTGCGCGTCACCGACGAGTACCGCGGCGACCGCCTGACGGTCCGCGAGGGCGGCGTGCTCTTCGTCACCCCGATGATGCTCACGATCATCGCGATCGGCTTCGTCGACCTCATCTTCGCCGTCGACTCCATCCCCGCCATCTACGGACTGACGAACGAGGCGTACATCGTCTTCACCGCGAACGCCTTCGCGCTGATGGGGCTGCGTCAGCTGTTCTTCCTCATCGGCGGACTGCTCGAGCGCCTCGTGTACCTCGCGCAGGGTCTCGCCGTCATCCTCGCCTTCATCGGCGTAAAGCTCGTCTTCCACGCGCTCCACGTCAACGAGCTGCCGTTCGTCAACGGCGGGCGGGCCGTGGAGTGGGCGCCGGAGATCCCGATCTGGTTCTCGCTCCTGTTCATCGGTGCGACGATCGCGGTGGCCACGGCCGCCAGCCTCATCAAGACCCGTCGCGACGCGCGCGGGCTCGATGCCCGGGTCGAGGAGGTGCGCGGCGAGGGCGTCGAGGGAGAGATCCGCTACGACGACGAGGCCGCGCGAGCGACCGATCGCGGTCGCTCGACCGACTGA
- a CDS encoding NAD(P)/FAD-dependent oxidoreductase, with product MTSSVNSTATSAPAVPKILVVGGGYAGFYTAWKLEKTLRKGEAEITVVDPLPYMTYQPFLPEVAAGSIEARHSVVALRRHLKRSTVITAKVTGIDHAHKLATITPPVGEPWQQEYDQIVVTAGAVSRTFPIPGIADNAIGLKSIEEAVAIRDRLMSNFDKAALLPPGPERDRLLTVVVVGGGFAGIEVFAELRSLASALLGAYPQLTFDDTHFHLIEAMGRIMPEVSLATSEKVLAELAQRGAFVHLDTQVKGAVDGNVELSTGDVIPTDLIIWTAGVMANPQVVRGSDLPVEERGRIVTRPDLRVGTDEEIVEGAWAAGDVSAVPDLTGGGVGGFCVPNAQHAVRQGKLLAKNITAVLRGEAPRDYVHKNLGAVAGLGLGRGAFQKGKIGFTGPLAWLAHRGYHGLAMPTWERKLRVIGGWCNNLLLGRDLVNLQTVQNPRYVFEEFAARPRPAQPPVTPPAEPRGAGKEADKPEAVDAAKAAASR from the coding sequence GTGACCAGCTCTGTCAACAGCACTGCCACCAGCGCGCCCGCCGTCCCCAAGATCCTCGTGGTCGGAGGCGGCTACGCCGGCTTCTACACGGCGTGGAAGCTCGAGAAGACGCTCCGCAAGGGCGAGGCCGAGATCACGGTCGTCGACCCGTTGCCCTACATGACCTACCAGCCCTTCCTCCCCGAGGTCGCGGCCGGCTCGATCGAGGCTCGGCACTCCGTCGTCGCCCTCCGTCGCCACCTGAAGCGCTCGACGGTCATCACCGCGAAGGTCACGGGCATCGACCACGCCCACAAGCTCGCCACGATCACGCCGCCCGTGGGCGAGCCGTGGCAGCAGGAGTACGACCAGATCGTCGTGACGGCCGGTGCCGTCTCGCGTACTTTCCCGATCCCCGGCATCGCCGACAACGCGATCGGCCTCAAGTCGATCGAGGAGGCCGTGGCGATCCGCGACCGCCTGATGTCGAACTTCGACAAGGCCGCGTTGCTGCCCCCCGGCCCCGAGCGCGACCGTCTCCTGACGGTCGTGGTGGTCGGCGGCGGATTCGCCGGCATCGAGGTCTTCGCCGAGCTCCGCTCCCTCGCGTCGGCGCTTCTCGGGGCCTACCCCCAGCTGACGTTCGACGACACGCACTTCCACCTCATCGAGGCCATGGGCCGCATCATGCCCGAGGTCTCGCTCGCCACGAGCGAGAAGGTGCTCGCCGAGCTGGCCCAGCGCGGTGCCTTCGTGCACCTCGACACGCAGGTCAAGGGTGCCGTCGACGGCAACGTCGAGCTCTCCACGGGCGACGTCATCCCCACCGACCTCATCATCTGGACGGCGGGCGTCATGGCCAACCCGCAGGTGGTGCGCGGCAGCGACCTCCCGGTCGAGGAGCGGGGACGCATCGTCACCCGTCCCGACCTGCGCGTGGGCACCGACGAGGAGATCGTCGAGGGAGCATGGGCGGCGGGCGACGTCTCGGCCGTGCCCGACCTCACCGGCGGCGGCGTGGGTGGCTTCTGCGTCCCCAACGCGCAGCACGCCGTGCGTCAGGGAAAGCTGCTGGCCAAGAACATCACCGCCGTGCTCCGCGGGGAGGCCCCGCGCGACTACGTGCACAAGAATCTCGGCGCGGTGGCCGGCCTGGGGCTCGGCCGGGGTGCGTTCCAGAAGGGCAAGATCGGCTTCACCGGCCCCCTCGCGTGGCTCGCCCACCGCGGCTACCACGGGCTCGCGATGCCGACGTGGGAGCGCAAGCTGCGCGTGATCGGGGGCTGGTGCAACAACCTGCTGCTCGGCCGCGACCTCGTCAACCTGCAGACGGTGCAGAACCCGCGGTACGTGTTCGAGGAGTTCGCGGCCCGTCCGCGGCCCGCGCAGCCGCCCGTCACGCCGCCCGCCGAGCCGCGCGGTGCGGGCAAGGAGGCCGACAAGCCCGAGGCCGTGGACGCGGCGAAGGCGGCCGCATCCCGCTGA
- a CDS encoding S8 family serine peptidase, with the protein MRVARASFAALVALALALAPAAPAAATAAALVPTTAAPAFPDDPADPIRQAEYWLDSLGIRAAWQTTRGAGQTIAIIDTGIGAGPPEFAGAVVGGTDVSGSGSSDGRTPVGAVDANHGSWVASLAAGRGTGDGTGMIGVAPEASLLSISLGFGQAGRVPFVEQVATAITWAVDQGATVINLSFTTNTLDWDPLWDEAFQYAFDNDVVIVVAAGNRGSGTTLVGAPATIPGVLTVGGVDPSGAASVEASTQGITIGVSAPSEELLGVSADGRIVRWSGTSGAAPIVAGVAALVRAAHPRLDLAGVVNRLVQTATPAPAASARPDPLYGYGIVNAQAAVEAEVAPVSANPMGDLAEWIRLYRRADVDPQPEQTDESAAEIPPLPPADPPSERASALLPSADSLRYGTLPLVAGTVAGILVALGVTAAVRRIRSARTQPRSTP; encoded by the coding sequence ATGAGGGTCGCGCGCGCGTCGTTCGCCGCCTTGGTGGCCCTGGCGCTCGCCCTCGCACCGGCGGCCCCCGCCGCCGCGACCGCCGCCGCCCTCGTCCCGACGACCGCGGCGCCGGCCTTCCCCGACGATCCCGCGGACCCCATCCGCCAGGCCGAGTACTGGCTCGACTCCCTCGGCATCCGTGCGGCGTGGCAGACGACGCGGGGCGCGGGTCAGACGATCGCGATCATCGACACCGGGATCGGCGCAGGACCGCCCGAGTTCGCCGGCGCCGTCGTGGGCGGAACGGATGTCTCCGGCTCCGGCAGTTCCGACGGCCGCACCCCGGTCGGGGCCGTCGATGCCAACCACGGCTCGTGGGTGGCCTCGCTCGCGGCGGGTCGCGGCACGGGCGACGGCACCGGGATGATCGGAGTGGCCCCCGAGGCGTCCCTGCTCTCGATCTCGCTCGGGTTCGGGCAGGCCGGCCGGGTGCCCTTCGTGGAGCAGGTCGCGACCGCGATCACGTGGGCGGTCGACCAGGGCGCCACGGTCATCAACCTCTCGTTCACGACGAACACCCTCGACTGGGACCCCCTGTGGGACGAGGCCTTCCAGTACGCCTTCGACAACGACGTCGTGATCGTCGTCGCGGCGGGCAACCGGGGCAGCGGCACCACGCTCGTGGGGGCGCCGGCCACGATCCCCGGCGTGCTCACGGTCGGCGGTGTCGACCCGTCCGGTGCCGCGAGCGTCGAGGCATCCACCCAGGGCATCACGATCGGCGTCTCGGCGCCCAGCGAGGAGCTGCTGGGCGTGTCCGCGGACGGCCGCATCGTGCGCTGGAGCGGTACCAGCGGGGCCGCCCCCATCGTCGCCGGGGTCGCCGCCCTCGTGCGCGCCGCGCATCCCCGGCTCGACCTCGCGGGCGTCGTCAATCGCCTCGTCCAGACCGCGACGCCGGCGCCGGCGGCCTCGGCGCGGCCCGATCCGCTCTACGGATACGGGATCGTCAACGCCCAGGCCGCGGTGGAGGCCGAGGTGGCGCCGGTGAGCGCGAACCCCATGGGCGACCTCGCCGAATGGATCCGCCTGTACCGGCGCGCCGACGTCGACCCGCAGCCCGAACAGACGGACGAATCCGCCGCCGAGATCCCGCCGCTGCCCCCCGCCGATCCGCCCAGCGAGCGAGCCTCGGCGCTGCTGCCGTCGGCGGATAGCCTTCGGTACGGCACGCTTCCGCTCGTGGCGGGGACCGTGGCTGGTATCCTGGTCGCGCTCGGCGTCACCGCAGCTGTCCGACGCATCCGATCGGCGCGCACACAGCCGCGCTCGACTCCGTGA
- a CDS encoding DUF501 domain-containing protein yields the protein MSTPPYDPPTEAELAVVRAQLGRPARGVIGIAARCACGNPTVVATAPRLPDGTPFPTFYYLTHPGATAAMSELEATHVMAQLQDDLDADDDMRAAYAAAHRAYLDDRAPYGDVPEVAGISAGGMPTRVKCLHALAGHALAAGPGVNPIGDLALARSRWSPELCVCAEPGPRG from the coding sequence GTGAGCACCCCGCCCTACGATCCGCCGACCGAGGCCGAACTCGCCGTCGTGCGCGCGCAGCTGGGCAGGCCGGCTCGCGGAGTGATCGGCATCGCGGCGCGGTGCGCGTGCGGCAACCCCACCGTCGTGGCGACCGCGCCCCGGCTCCCCGACGGCACGCCGTTCCCCACGTTCTACTACCTCACGCACCCCGGTGCGACGGCGGCGATGAGCGAGCTCGAGGCCACGCACGTCATGGCCCAGCTGCAGGACGATCTCGATGCCGACGACGACATGCGGGCGGCGTACGCCGCCGCCCACCGCGCGTACCTCGACGACCGCGCGCCCTACGGCGACGTGCCCGAGGTCGCCGGGATCTCGGCCGGGGGCATGCCCACCCGGGTGAAGTGCCTGCACGCGCTCGCCGGCCACGCCCTGGCGGCCGGACCGGGGGTCAACCCGATCGGCGACCTCGCCCTGGCCCGCTCGCGGTGGAGCCCCGAGCTCTGCGTGTGCGCCGAGCCCGGACCCCGCGGATGA
- a CDS encoding septum formation initiator family protein, whose amino-acid sequence MAKRPAPPSGLFGGPVPGAAPRTPDAAGPAGAPRAARRRGARRDEGRAPRRQVDVRGWLGGIRLSGFMVVMMGLVVLAAFVLVPTVGTFVQQRQNIAALEASVTAAEADVAELEAQQERWGDPAYITTQARERLYYTRPGEVVYLVLNDLDASLLPAEETPVSAEVTETRTDWMTQLLGSVTQAGLSATVRQTHSAPREGGTPAG is encoded by the coding sequence ATGGCGAAACGGCCGGCTCCCCCCTCCGGGCTTTTCGGGGGACCCGTCCCGGGAGCAGCGCCGCGCACACCGGATGCCGCCGGCCCCGCCGGTGCGCCCCGGGCGGCACGTCGCCGCGGCGCACGCCGGGACGAGGGCCGGGCGCCTCGGCGCCAGGTCGACGTGCGCGGCTGGCTGGGCGGCATCCGGCTGTCGGGCTTCATGGTCGTGATGATGGGGCTCGTCGTCCTCGCCGCCTTCGTCCTCGTGCCCACCGTGGGCACCTTCGTGCAGCAGCGCCAGAACATCGCCGCGCTCGAGGCATCCGTGACGGCGGCCGAGGCCGACGTGGCCGAGCTCGAGGCGCAGCAGGAGCGGTGGGGCGATCCCGCCTACATCACGACGCAGGCGCGGGAGCGGCTGTACTACACGCGCCCGGGGGAGGTCGTCTACCTCGTCCTCAACGATCTCGATGCCTCGCTGCTGCCGGCAGAGGAGACCCCGGTCAGCGCGGAGGTCACCGAAACCCGTACCGACTGGATGACGCAGCTGCTGGGCTCGGTCACGCAGGCGGGGCTGTCGGCGACGGTGCGCCAGACGCATTCGGCTCCCCGCGAGGGCGGCACCCCCGCGGGCTGA
- the eno gene encoding phosphopyruvate hydratase translates to MALIEAVGAREILDSRGNPTVEVEVLLDDGIVQRAAVPSGASTGAFEAYELRDGDKKRYGGKGVQKAVAAVIDELGPAIEGIDASEQRVIDEILIATDGTENKQRAGANAILGVSLAVAKAAADSADLPLFRYLGGPNAHLLPVPLFNVINGGEHADNGIDFQEYFLAPIGADTYAESLRWGTEVYHVLKGELKAAGFSTGLGDEGGFAPDLPSNREGLDFLMKAIEKAGFTPGQDIAVGLDVAATEFFSDGVYTVEGKAWSADQLTDYFADLVANYPIVTIEDALAEDDWDAWKSLTDAIGSKVQLVGDDLFVTNPDRLQRGLDLGVANALLVKVNQIGTLSETLDAIALATQNGYRSMLSHRSGETEDTTIADLAVATNAGQIKTGAPARSERVAKYNQLLRIEEELGEAAEFAGRRAFPRYKG, encoded by the coding sequence GTGGCACTCATCGAGGCAGTAGGCGCCCGCGAGATTCTCGACTCGCGCGGAAACCCGACGGTGGAAGTGGAGGTGCTCCTCGACGACGGCATCGTCCAGCGCGCCGCCGTCCCCTCGGGCGCATCGACCGGCGCGTTCGAGGCGTACGAGCTGCGCGACGGCGACAAGAAGCGCTACGGCGGCAAGGGCGTGCAGAAGGCCGTCGCGGCCGTCATCGACGAGCTCGGCCCCGCGATCGAGGGCATCGACGCCAGCGAGCAGCGCGTCATCGACGAGATCCTCATCGCCACAGACGGCACGGAGAACAAGCAGCGCGCGGGAGCGAACGCCATCCTCGGCGTGAGTCTGGCCGTGGCCAAGGCCGCCGCCGACTCGGCCGACCTGCCCCTGTTCCGCTACCTCGGCGGCCCGAACGCCCACCTGCTGCCCGTCCCGCTGTTCAACGTCATCAACGGCGGCGAGCACGCTGACAACGGCATCGACTTCCAGGAGTACTTCCTCGCGCCGATCGGCGCCGACACGTACGCGGAGTCGCTGCGCTGGGGCACCGAGGTGTACCACGTGCTCAAGGGCGAGCTGAAGGCCGCGGGATTCTCCACCGGCCTCGGCGACGAGGGCGGCTTCGCCCCCGACCTGCCGAGCAACCGCGAGGGCCTGGACTTCCTCATGAAGGCGATCGAGAAGGCGGGCTTCACTCCCGGTCAGGACATCGCGGTCGGGCTCGACGTCGCGGCGACCGAGTTCTTCTCGGACGGCGTGTACACCGTCGAGGGCAAGGCATGGTCGGCCGACCAGCTCACGGACTACTTCGCCGACCTCGTCGCGAACTACCCGATCGTCACGATCGAGGACGCCCTCGCCGAAGACGACTGGGACGCGTGGAAGTCGCTCACCGACGCGATCGGCTCGAAGGTGCAGCTGGTCGGGGACGACCTGTTCGTCACCAACCCCGATCGTCTGCAGCGCGGCCTCGACCTGGGCGTCGCCAACGCCCTGCTGGTCAAGGTCAACCAGATCGGCACCCTCTCCGAGACGCTCGACGCGATCGCCCTCGCCACGCAGAACGGCTATCGCTCGATGCTGTCGCACCGCTCCGGCGAGACCGAGGACACCACGATCGCCGACCTCGCCGTGGCGACCAACGCGGGTCAGATCAAGACCGGCGCGCCCGCACGCAGCGAGCGCGTCGCGAAATACAATCAGCTTCTGCGCATCGAGGAGGAGCTGGGCGAGGCCGCGGAGTTCGCCGGTCGCCGCGCCTTCCCGCGCTACAAGGGCTGA
- the hisS gene encoding histidine--tRNA ligase translates to MRDFLPADKARRERVLAIIRDRYRAHGFDEIETPVVEDYDRLHAGIGGDNEKISFSVLRRGLDADGIRAAAEDPAALADLGLRYDLTVPLARFYASHRGELPGVFRAIQIAPVWRAERPQKGRYRQFVQCDIDIIGDASARAEAELIAATLDTLAALGLEGATVRINDRRALDAMLGAFGFTPEERPGVLITIDKLDKVGPEGVAAELRERGVSASAVDAFAAFLRRPRAAAGPFGEEHIRRELPEGIADDVVAHLVALGIAVAEARSLGDEGAVPLVFDPFLVRGMGYYTGTIFELAHPSVAYSLGGGGRYDGMIGRFLGTDVPAVGFSIGFERIVDLVEAGEDAAVPAVVLVHDRDVPLPQLLGLKAALVAEGARVRLEQRTKNLRALLERAAADGYASFATVSTATTRETLELKPLG, encoded by the coding sequence ATGCGCGACTTCCTCCCCGCCGACAAGGCCCGCCGCGAGCGCGTCCTCGCGATCATCCGCGACCGCTACCGCGCGCACGGGTTCGACGAGATCGAGACGCCCGTGGTCGAGGACTACGACCGGCTGCACGCGGGCATCGGCGGCGACAACGAGAAGATCTCGTTCAGCGTGCTGCGCCGCGGGCTCGACGCCGACGGCATCCGCGCCGCCGCCGAGGACCCCGCGGCGCTCGCCGATCTCGGCCTGCGCTACGACCTCACGGTGCCCCTCGCGCGCTTCTATGCGAGTCACCGCGGCGAGCTGCCCGGCGTGTTCCGCGCGATCCAGATCGCTCCGGTGTGGCGCGCCGAGCGGCCTCAGAAGGGTCGCTACCGCCAGTTCGTGCAGTGCGACATCGACATCATCGGGGATGCCTCGGCGCGCGCGGAGGCGGAGCTGATCGCGGCGACGCTCGACACGCTCGCGGCCCTGGGGCTCGAGGGCGCCACGGTGCGCATCAACGACCGGCGCGCACTGGATGCCATGCTCGGCGCCTTCGGGTTCACGCCCGAGGAGCGTCCCGGCGTGCTGATCACGATCGACAAGCTCGACAAGGTGGGGCCCGAGGGCGTCGCGGCGGAGCTGCGCGAGCGCGGTGTGAGCGCGTCGGCCGTCGACGCGTTCGCGGCGTTCCTGCGCCGTCCGCGCGCCGCGGCGGGTCCCTTCGGAGAGGAGCACATCCGGCGGGAGCTGCCCGAGGGGATTGCGGACGACGTGGTCGCGCACCTCGTGGCGCTCGGCATCGCCGTCGCCGAGGCGCGCTCGCTCGGCGACGAGGGCGCCGTGCCGCTCGTCTTCGATCCGTTCCTCGTGCGCGGGATGGGCTACTACACCGGCACCATCTTCGAGCTGGCGCACCCCTCCGTCGCCTATTCGCTCGGCGGCGGCGGCCGGTACGACGGCATGATCGGGCGGTTCCTCGGCACCGACGTCCCCGCCGTCGGGTTCTCGATCGGCTTCGAGCGCATCGTCGACCTCGTCGAGGCGGGGGAGGATGCCGCGGTGCCCGCCGTCGTGCTCGTCCACGACCGCGACGTGCCGCTTCCGCAGCTGCTCGGCCTCAAGGCCGCTCTCGTGGCCGAGGGGGCCAGGGTGCGGCTCGAGCAGCGGACGAAGAACCTGCGGGCGCTCCTGGAGCGCGCGGCCGCCGACGGATACGCGTCGTTCGCGACGGTCTCGACCGCGACCACGCGAGAGACGCTCGAGCTCAAGCCGCTGGGCTGA
- a CDS encoding MazG family protein, with protein sequence MSTQGAGDAAAARRARALAEAAEAMRRVREDCVWSQRITHEDLVPYLVEESAELIDAVERGSRSELREELGDVLWQVLFHAEIASRDAGDPFDIADVADGLTRKMVRRHPHVFADARADTPEQVIELWNAAKAAEKRDRRSVLEGVAPGMPALALAQKVLGKAEGVGVRVDPAADAPATEAELGEALLALVAAARRQGWDAEAALRSRLRSLADEVREVETD encoded by the coding sequence ATGAGCACGCAAGGGGCGGGGGATGCCGCGGCCGCGCGCCGCGCGCGTGCCCTCGCCGAGGCGGCCGAGGCGATGCGCCGCGTTCGCGAGGACTGCGTGTGGTCGCAGCGCATCACGCATGAGGACCTCGTCCCCTATCTCGTTGAGGAGAGCGCCGAGCTGATCGACGCCGTCGAGCGGGGTTCGCGGTCCGAGCTGCGCGAGGAGCTCGGCGACGTGCTCTGGCAGGTGCTGTTCCACGCCGAGATCGCGTCCCGCGATGCCGGAGATCCGTTCGACATCGCCGACGTCGCCGACGGGCTGACGCGCAAGATGGTGCGCCGGCATCCGCACGTCTTCGCCGACGCCCGCGCCGACACGCCCGAGCAGGTGATCGAGCTGTGGAACGCAGCGAAGGCGGCGGAGAAGCGCGACCGTCGCAGCGTGCTCGAGGGCGTCGCCCCCGGCATGCCCGCCCTGGCCCTCGCCCAGAAGGTCCTCGGCAAGGCCGAGGGCGTCGGGGTGCGGGTCGACCCCGCGGCGGATGCCCCGGCCACCGAGGCCGAGCTCGGCGAGGCGCTGCTGGCCCTCGTCGCGGCGGCACGTCGGCAGGGCTGGGATGCGGAGGCGGCCCTGCGCTCGCGGCTGCGCTCCCTCGCGGACGAGGTCCGCGAGGTCGAGACCGACTGA
- the nhaA gene encoding Na+/H+ antiporter NhaA yields the protein MSLLRSARFPAIILLVAAAAALIIANTAAGPALDDFMHVYLGIPGVFELSIAHWIKDGLLAIFFFVVAVELQFELTNGELNSARKALQPAIAAAGGVIVPIAVFLVFAAGSPAAGGWPIPTATDIAFALGVLAVFGKGLPSGIRIFLLALAILDDIVGIIFIAVLFTTDVNIGLLALAALAVIAFGVLSRFLDSRAKAGVGVLLVVLAVIAWALTYLSGVHATIAGVALGLAMYQRPALQVRHALEPWVNGLVLPLFAFSAALVVIPAVSPTELSPAFWGVLVALPVGKIIGISLFGWIALRIGARGRAPHLSFADLLAAGALGGIGFTVSLLLSELAFSDLPEIRDQATLGVLAGSVISLVIAAVLVAMRARHFRRVRDIDADEVEVPSPSSPDRGQLA from the coding sequence GTGTCCCTGCTTCGCTCCGCCCGCTTCCCGGCGATCATCCTCCTCGTCGCCGCCGCGGCCGCCCTCATCATCGCCAATACGGCGGCGGGTCCCGCCCTCGATGACTTCATGCACGTCTACCTCGGCATCCCCGGCGTCTTCGAACTGAGCATCGCGCACTGGATCAAGGACGGGCTCCTCGCGATCTTCTTCTTCGTCGTGGCGGTCGAGCTGCAGTTCGAACTGACCAACGGCGAGCTGAACTCCGCCCGCAAGGCCCTGCAGCCGGCCATCGCGGCCGCGGGCGGCGTCATCGTGCCGATCGCCGTCTTCCTCGTGTTCGCCGCGGGCAGCCCCGCCGCGGGCGGGTGGCCGATCCCCACGGCGACCGACATCGCCTTCGCCCTCGGCGTGCTGGCGGTCTTCGGTAAGGGGCTGCCCTCCGGCATCCGCATCTTCCTCCTCGCCCTCGCGATCCTCGACGACATCGTCGGCATCATCTTCATCGCGGTCCTGTTCACGACCGACGTCAACATCGGGCTCCTGGCTCTCGCGGCGCTCGCCGTCATCGCGTTCGGAGTCCTCAGCCGGTTCCTCGACTCGCGCGCGAAGGCGGGGGTCGGCGTCCTGCTCGTCGTGCTCGCGGTCATCGCCTGGGCGCTCACCTACCTCTCGGGCGTCCACGCCACGATCGCGGGCGTGGCGCTGGGCCTGGCGATGTACCAGCGACCCGCCCTTCAGGTGCGCCACGCGCTGGAGCCGTGGGTCAACGGACTCGTCCTGCCCCTGTTCGCGTTCTCGGCGGCGCTCGTCGTCATCCCAGCGGTCTCGCCGACCGAGCTGTCGCCCGCCTTCTGGGGCGTCCTGGTCGCCCTCCCGGTCGGCAAGATCATCGGCATCTCCCTCTTCGGGTGGATCGCCCTGCGCATCGGCGCCCGGGGTCGCGCTCCGCACCTCTCGTTCGCCGACCTGCTCGCCGCCGGCGCGCTCGGCGGCATCGGGTTCACCGTTTCGCTGCTGCTGTCCGAGCTCGCCTTCTCCGACCTTCCCGAGATCCGCGATCAGGCGACGCTCGGCGTGCTCGCCGGTTCGGTGATCTCGCTGGTCATCGCCGCGGTGCTCGTGGCGATGCGCGCGCGGCACTTCCGGCGCGTCCGCGACATCGACGCCGACGAGGTCGAGGTGCCCTCGCCGTCCTCGCCCGACCGGGGCCAGCTCGCATGA